A single window of Rhizobium indicum DNA harbors:
- a CDS encoding ribonuclease H family protein, whose protein sequence is MTGIANELSSPATTVGLPETQHGFHVFVDGCYEPGSGHGGWAFVVYRDAAEIASGFGGAEDSANNSMELTAVLRAAIWINSEASGEPVTIWSDSVYAVKGCNSRRHIWRNNGWRKGNPNGNARNRTIANAELWKAVDLQLSQKPLIAIAWCKGHSGIAGNERADALADKGRLSIRSA, encoded by the coding sequence ATGACAGGTATTGCCAACGAACTCAGCTCCCCCGCAACGACAGTCGGGCTGCCGGAAACCCAGCACGGCTTCCACGTCTTCGTGGACGGTTGTTATGAACCCGGTTCTGGGCACGGAGGCTGGGCATTCGTCGTTTATCGCGATGCGGCGGAAATCGCGTCCGGCTTCGGTGGCGCCGAAGATTCCGCCAATAATTCGATGGAATTGACCGCCGTGCTCAGGGCGGCAATCTGGATCAACAGCGAGGCAAGCGGCGAGCCTGTCACCATCTGGTCCGATTCCGTCTACGCCGTCAAAGGCTGCAACAGCCGGCGACATATCTGGAGGAACAACGGCTGGAGGAAAGGCAACCCCAATGGGAATGCTCGAAACCGAACTATCGCCAATGCGGAACTCTGGAAAGCGGTCGATCTTCAATTATCCCAGAAGCCGCTCATTGCCATTGCCTGGTGCAAGGGCCACTCCGGCATTGCCGGTAACGAACGCGCCGATGCGCTTGCGGATAAAGGGCGCCTGTCGATACGGAGTGCCTGA
- a CDS encoding MFS transporter, whose product MILAVALFMEQMDSTVIATSLPAIAADIGTSPIALKLAVTSYLVALAIFIPISGWMSDRFGARNIFRMAIFVFMIGSIACAFSNSITAFVVSRLIQGAGGSMMTPVSRLLLVRGTPRHELVDAMAWLTIPALIGPIMGPPIGGFLTTYLTWHWIFWINVPIGVLGIILVTRFLPTVEPRSPRPMDFPGFFLCGIGFSGFVFGVSVISLPAVPVIYGYVTVAIGILAGLLYLLHARRVPYPLLDPKMFRYPMFRAAILGASNFRMGLGALPFLMPLMLQLGFGLTPLQSGSVTFVSALGSMGSKFAASRTFNAFGFRTVISITTLLAAIFLGINGLFTAETPLFLIMACLLIGGLFRSMAFSGVNAMAFGDVDDADSSQATAINAVAQRISMAMGVAIAGGILEISSSFHDGRLLVSDFHIAFFSVSAISALACITFLRLPHDAGAELTARGRKRRHAEPEEAVAENS is encoded by the coding sequence ATGATCCTTGCGGTCGCCCTGTTCATGGAACAGATGGATTCGACCGTGATCGCCACCAGCCTGCCGGCAATCGCCGCCGATATCGGCACCTCGCCGATCGCGCTGAAGCTCGCCGTCACCAGCTATCTCGTGGCGCTGGCGATCTTCATCCCGATCAGCGGCTGGATGTCCGATCGGTTCGGTGCGCGCAACATCTTCCGCATGGCGATCTTTGTTTTCATGATCGGCTCGATCGCCTGCGCCTTTTCCAACTCGATCACGGCCTTCGTCGTCTCGCGCCTGATCCAGGGCGCCGGCGGCTCGATGATGACGCCGGTCAGCCGCCTGCTGCTGGTCCGGGGAACGCCGCGCCACGAACTCGTCGATGCCATGGCCTGGCTTACCATTCCCGCTTTGATTGGCCCGATCATGGGGCCGCCGATCGGCGGTTTCCTCACCACCTATCTCACCTGGCATTGGATCTTCTGGATCAACGTCCCGATCGGCGTGCTCGGCATCATCCTCGTCACGCGTTTCCTGCCGACCGTCGAGCCACGCAGTCCGCGGCCGATGGACTTCCCCGGATTCTTCCTTTGCGGCATCGGCTTCTCCGGCTTCGTCTTCGGCGTGTCGGTCATCAGCCTGCCGGCCGTGCCCGTCATCTACGGTTACGTCACGGTTGCGATCGGCATTCTTGCCGGCCTCCTCTACCTCCTGCATGCCCGCCGCGTGCCCTATCCGCTTCTCGATCCGAAGATGTTCCGTTACCCGATGTTCCGGGCGGCGATCCTCGGCGCTTCGAATTTCCGCATGGGGCTCGGCGCCCTGCCGTTCCTGATGCCATTGATGCTGCAGCTCGGCTTCGGCCTGACGCCGCTGCAATCGGGCTCGGTCACCTTCGTCAGCGCGCTCGGCTCCATGGGCTCGAAATTCGCCGCCTCGCGCACCTTCAATGCCTTCGGCTTCCGCACCGTCATATCAATCACCACTTTGCTGGCGGCGATCTTCCTCGGCATCAACGGCCTTTTCACCGCCGAAACGCCGCTGTTCCTGATCATGGCCTGCCTGCTGATCGGCGGCCTGTTCCGCTCCATGGCTTTCTCGGGCGTCAACGCCATGGCCTTCGGCGATGTCGATGACGCCGACAGCAGCCAGGCAACCGCGATCAATGCCGTTGCCCAGCGTATCTCCATGGCGATGGGTGTGGCGATCGCCGGCGGCATTCTCGAAATTTCGAGCAGCTTTCACGACGGCAGGCTGCTGGTCTCTGATTTCCATATCGCCTTCTTCAGCGTCTCGGCGATTTCGGCACTGGCCTGCATCACCTTCCTGCGCCTGCCGCATGATGCCGGCGCGGAACTGACGGCGCGCGGCCGCAAGCGCCGGCACGCCGAGCCCGAAGAGGCCGTGGCGGAAAACAGCTGA
- a CDS encoding NADP-dependent malic enzyme: MDHPEKSKTEKNLTSGDLDEQALFFHRYPRPGKLEIQATKPLGNQRDLALAYSPGVAAPCLAIRDNPEMAAEYTSRANLVAVISNGTAVLGLGNIGPLASKPVMEGKAVLFKKFAGIDVFDIEIDAAGVDQMVSTIASLEPTFGGINLEDIKAPECFEVERRLREKMKIPVFHDDQHGTAIIVAAAILNGLELAGKAIENVKIVASGAGAAALACLNLLVILGAKRENIWVHDLEGLVYEGRIELMDEWKSIYAQKSDTRTLAENIGGADVFLGLSAAGVLKPELLAQMADKPLIMALANPTPEIMPDLARAARPDAMICTGRSDFANQVNNVLCFPYIFRGALDCGAETINEEMKMAAVRTIAALAREEPSDVAARAYSGETPVFGPDYLIPSPFDPRLILRIAPAVAKAAEQSGVARRPIQDFDAYLDQLNRFVFRSGFVMKPIFTAAKAAERKRVIFSEGEDERVLRAAQVLLEEGLAEPILIGRPQVIETRLKRYGLRIRPLQDFEVINPEDDPRFREYVDLYFSLVGRRGVIPEAARTIVRTNTTVIGALALRRGEADALICGLEGRYEKHLRDVRQIIGKRKNVRDFSALSLMISQRGATFFTDTYVTFNPTAEEVAEATVLAAEEIRRFGLTPRAALVSHSNFGSRESESATKMRNALQLVREAAPDLEVDGEMHGESAITEALRKRVMPDTTLHDEANLLVFPNLDAANITLGVVKSMTDGLHVGPILLGTALPAHILAPSVTSRGVVNMAALAVVEASQPA, from the coding sequence ATGGATCACCCGGAAAAATCGAAGACGGAAAAGAACCTGACGAGCGGCGATCTCGACGAGCAGGCACTTTTCTTCCACCGCTATCCCCGCCCCGGCAAGCTGGAGATCCAGGCGACCAAGCCGCTCGGCAACCAGCGCGACCTGGCGCTCGCCTATTCGCCCGGCGTTGCCGCCCCTTGCCTTGCCATCCGCGACAATCCGGAGATGGCGGCCGAATATACCTCGCGCGCCAATCTCGTCGCCGTCATCTCCAACGGCACCGCCGTGCTTGGCCTCGGCAATATCGGCCCGCTTGCCTCCAAACCGGTCATGGAGGGCAAGGCTGTGCTCTTCAAGAAATTCGCCGGCATCGACGTCTTCGATATCGAGATCGATGCCGCAGGCGTCGACCAGATGGTCTCGACCATCGCCTCGCTGGAGCCGACCTTCGGCGGTATCAACCTCGAAGACATCAAGGCGCCGGAATGTTTCGAGGTCGAGCGGCGCCTGCGCGAGAAGATGAAGATCCCCGTTTTCCACGACGATCAGCACGGCACGGCGATCATCGTCGCCGCCGCGATCCTGAACGGGCTGGAACTCGCCGGCAAGGCGATCGAGAACGTCAAGATCGTCGCCTCCGGGGCCGGTGCTGCCGCCCTTGCCTGCCTCAACCTGCTTGTCATTCTCGGGGCAAAACGCGAAAACATCTGGGTCCACGATCTCGAAGGCCTCGTCTATGAGGGCCGCATCGAGCTGATGGACGAATGGAAATCCATTTATGCCCAGAAGAGCGACACACGCACTCTGGCCGAAAATATCGGCGGCGCCGATGTCTTCCTCGGCCTTTCCGCCGCCGGCGTGCTGAAGCCGGAGCTGCTGGCGCAGATGGCCGACAAGCCGCTGATCATGGCCCTTGCCAATCCGACGCCGGAGATCATGCCCGATCTCGCCCGCGCTGCCCGCCCCGACGCGATGATCTGCACTGGCCGCTCGGATTTCGCCAACCAGGTCAACAACGTCCTCTGCTTCCCTTATATCTTCCGCGGCGCGCTCGATTGCGGCGCCGAGACGATCAATGAGGAAATGAAGATGGCGGCCGTGCGCACCATCGCAGCCCTTGCCCGCGAAGAGCCGTCCGACGTCGCCGCTCGCGCCTATTCCGGTGAGACTCCGGTCTTCGGCCCGGACTACCTCATCCCCTCGCCCTTCGATCCGCGCCTGATCCTGCGCATCGCGCCTGCAGTCGCCAAAGCCGCCGAACAGAGCGGCGTGGCACGCCGCCCGATCCAGGATTTCGACGCCTATCTCGACCAGTTGAACCGCTTCGTCTTTCGCTCCGGCTTCGTCATGAAGCCGATCTTCACCGCGGCCAAGGCCGCCGAGCGCAAGCGCGTCATCTTTTCCGAAGGCGAGGACGAGCGCGTGCTGCGCGCTGCCCAGGTGCTGCTCGAAGAAGGCCTTGCCGAACCGATCCTGATCGGCCGCCCGCAAGTCATCGAGACGCGCCTGAAGCGCTACGGCCTGCGCATCCGCCCGCTGCAGGATTTCGAGGTCATCAATCCGGAAGACGATCCGCGCTTCCGCGAATATGTCGATCTCTATTTCTCCCTCGTCGGCCGGCGTGGCGTCATCCCGGAAGCGGCCCGCACGATCGTGCGCACCAACACCACCGTCATCGGCGCACTGGCGCTGAGGCGCGGAGAGGCCGATGCGCTGATCTGCGGCCTCGAAGGCCGCTACGAAAAGCACCTGCGCGACGTCCGCCAGATCATCGGCAAGCGCAAGAATGTCCGCGATTTCTCCGCACTCAGCCTGATGATCTCGCAGCGCGGCGCCACCTTCTTCACCGACACCTATGTCACCTTCAATCCGACTGCCGAGGAGGTCGCCGAGGCGACGGTGCTGGCGGCCGAGGAAATCCGCCGTTTCGGCCTCACCCCGCGCGCCGCCCTGGTCTCGCATTCCAATTTCGGCTCGCGTGAGTCCGAAAGCGCCACGAAGATGCGCAACGCCCTGCAGCTCGTGCGCGAAGCCGCGCCCGACCTCGAGGTCGACGGTGAGATGCACGGCGAAAGCGCCATCACCGAAGCACTGCGCAAGCGCGTCATGCCGGACACGACATTGCACGATGAGGCGAACCTCCTGGTCTTCCCAAACCTCGATGCCGCCAACATCACCCTCGGCGTGGTCAAGTCGATGACCGACGGCCTGCATGTCGGCCCGATCCTGCTCGGCACCGCCCTGCCCGCCCATATTCTCGCTCCCTCGGTCACCTCCCGCGGCGTCGTCAATATGGCGGCACTGGCGGTTGTGGAGGCATCGCAGCCGGCTTGA
- the bluB gene encoding 5,6-dimethylbenzimidazole synthase yields MRPFDEDALSAASGFSLAEREAVYHAIMTRRDVRSQFLPDPLPDDVVQRLLTAAHHAPSVGFMQPWNFILVKSAAVRTRIQDAFARANEEAALMFEGERRQAYRSLKLEGIVEAPLGICVTCDPTRSGSVVLGRTHNPKMDSYSTVCAIQNLWLAARAEGVGIGWVSIFREGDLKTILGIPEHIDVVAWLCAGFVDRLYDEPELSVKGWRQRLPLEELVFHDGWGLNT; encoded by the coding sequence ATGCGACCCTTTGATGAGGATGCCCTTTCGGCGGCGTCCGGTTTTTCCTTGGCCGAACGCGAGGCCGTCTATCACGCGATCATGACGCGGCGCGACGTTCGCAGCCAGTTCCTGCCCGATCCCTTGCCTGATGATGTTGTGCAGCGGCTGCTGACGGCCGCTCACCACGCACCATCCGTCGGCTTCATGCAGCCGTGGAATTTCATTCTGGTGAAAAGTGCCGCTGTCCGGACGCGCATCCAGGACGCGTTTGCGAGGGCCAACGAGGAGGCGGCGCTGATGTTCGAAGGCGAGCGGCGGCAGGCCTACCGATCGCTCAAGCTCGAAGGCATCGTCGAGGCGCCGCTCGGCATATGCGTGACCTGCGATCCTACCCGCAGCGGCAGCGTGGTGCTGGGGCGCACCCACAATCCGAAGATGGATTCATACTCGACCGTCTGCGCCATCCAGAATCTCTGGCTTGCGGCACGGGCGGAAGGGGTCGGCATCGGCTGGGTCAGCATTTTTCGTGAAGGCGACCTGAAAACCATTCTCGGCATACCCGAGCATATCGACGTGGTCGCCTGGCTCTGTGCCGGTTTCGTCGACCGGCTCTATGACGAGCCGGAACTCTCCGTCAAAGGCTGGCGGCAGCGGCTACCGCTCGAGGAACTCGTCTTTCATGATGGATGGGGACTGAACACCTAG
- a CDS encoding SDR family NAD(P)-dependent oxidoreductase: MNMIDLKERIIVITGGARGIGYAIAERVIQSGGKVAIWDLNENMAKDSASALGSGTVAFGVNVADPVSVKNAAATTEEIFGRIDGLVNSAGITGPVKPTIEYDVSEWTDVVDVCLTGTFNCCRHVVPVMLKRDYGRIVNISSVAGKEGNPNIAAYSAAKAGVLGFTKSLGKELAKTGIAVNAVTPTTAKTPILDGLTSEFIEYMRVRIPRDRFVELGEIASMVVWLLSEENSFTTASTFDLSGGRTTY, from the coding sequence ATGAACATGATCGACTTGAAGGAACGCATCATCGTGATCACAGGCGGTGCGCGCGGCATCGGCTACGCTATCGCAGAGCGCGTCATCCAGTCTGGTGGCAAGGTGGCCATCTGGGACCTGAACGAAAACATGGCCAAGGACAGCGCTTCCGCTCTCGGATCTGGCACGGTCGCTTTCGGCGTCAACGTCGCAGATCCCGTATCAGTGAAAAACGCGGCGGCGACGACCGAGGAGATTTTTGGCCGTATCGACGGCCTCGTTAATTCCGCCGGGATTACCGGTCCGGTAAAGCCCACGATCGAATACGATGTCAGTGAGTGGACAGACGTCGTCGATGTCTGCCTCACGGGAACCTTCAATTGTTGCCGGCACGTCGTTCCGGTCATGTTAAAGCGCGACTATGGGCGGATTGTGAACATCTCCTCGGTTGCGGGCAAGGAAGGAAATCCGAACATCGCTGCCTACAGCGCAGCGAAAGCTGGTGTGCTGGGCTTCACCAAGTCGCTTGGCAAGGAACTCGCAAAGACAGGAATCGCCGTGAACGCGGTAACGCCAACCACGGCAAAGACACCTATATTGGACGGGCTGACATCCGAGTTTATCGAATATATGCGCGTCCGCATTCCGCGCGACCGTTTCGTCGAACTTGGTGAGATCGCTTCGATGGTCGTCTGGCTGCTCTCCGAGGAGAACTCCTTCACGACCGCATCGACGTTCGACCTGAGCGGCGGTCGTACGACCTACTGA
- a CDS encoding TetR/AcrR family transcriptional regulator produces MVDSPRNRKKQPDVVRQALLDCARKLALEHGLAAVSLQAVASAAGVTKGGLFHHFPNKQALIEAVFDGMMESLDREIDEELEKDKGGHGTFTRAYVRTLFADRALANSPWSAQTMTVLADPYSKSLWHRWMNDRLVRHAETDMGMRLEIVRLAADGAWLAHVLRPDDHAASDDAVLLRELIELTEG; encoded by the coding sequence TTGGTAGATAGCCCCCGCAACAGAAAGAAACAGCCGGATGTCGTGCGGCAGGCTCTTCTCGATTGCGCCAGGAAGCTGGCGCTCGAGCATGGCCTGGCCGCCGTCAGCCTGCAGGCAGTCGCCAGCGCAGCCGGCGTGACCAAGGGAGGGCTGTTTCATCACTTCCCCAATAAGCAGGCTCTTATAGAGGCCGTGTTCGACGGCATGATGGAAAGCCTCGACCGCGAGATCGACGAGGAGCTTGAAAAGGATAAGGGCGGCCATGGCACATTCACCCGCGCCTATGTCCGCACCCTGTTTGCCGACCGAGCCCTTGCCAACAGCCCGTGGTCGGCGCAGACGATGACGGTGCTCGCCGACCCCTACTCCAAGAGCCTCTGGCACAGATGGATGAATGACCGGCTGGTCAGGCACGCCGAAACCGACATGGGAATGCGGCTGGAGATCGTTCGCCTGGCGGCGGACGGCGCATGGCTTGCCCATGTTTTACGGCCTGACGACCATGCCGCGTCCGACGACGCGGTTCTACTGCGTGAATTGATCGAACTCACCGAGGGGTGA
- a CDS encoding FAD-binding oxidoreductase, with translation MDNLNLTTLQKGQTMVNDVAIDAFAAGFRGSLLTSKDMDYNEARAIWNAMIDRRPGLIARCAGAADVVRAVRFARDNNLLVSVRGGGHGIAGNAVCEGGIVIDLSAMKSVRVDPQTRRARIEPGATLADVDQETLAFGLVLPTGINSTTGIAGLTLGGGFGWLTRKFGLTLDNLLSVDVVTADGELVKASEKEMPDLFWALRGGGGNFGVVTSFEFQLNPLNTEVLAGLVVHPFADAEKVLREYRQALDAAPDELTCWVVMRQAPPLPFLPAEWHGKEIVVLAMCYCGDIAAGEKATSRLRAIGNPIADVVGPVPFTGWQQAFDPLLTPGARNYWKSQDFASLPDVAIEVLLNAVRRLPGPECEIFIGHVGGAAGRVATEATAFPQRSSHFVMNVHARWRETGMDGSCIGWARDLFEATKPHSVGTAYINFMPEDEGDRVETAYGANYARLAEIKRRYDPNNLFRMNQNVKPMAAVRAA, from the coding sequence ATGGACAATTTGAACCTGACGACCCTGCAAAAGGGGCAGACGATGGTCAATGACGTGGCCATCGATGCCTTTGCCGCCGGATTTCGCGGCAGTCTCCTGACCAGCAAGGACATGGATTACAACGAGGCGCGGGCGATCTGGAATGCGATGATTGACCGCCGGCCCGGGCTTATTGCGCGATGCGCGGGTGCCGCCGATGTCGTGCGGGCGGTGCGGTTTGCACGCGACAACAATCTGCTCGTTTCAGTGCGTGGCGGTGGCCATGGCATTGCCGGCAACGCCGTCTGCGAGGGCGGTATCGTCATCGACCTGTCGGCGATGAAATCGGTGCGGGTCGATCCGCAGACGCGGCGCGCCAGGATCGAGCCGGGCGCCACGCTTGCCGATGTCGACCAGGAAACGCTGGCCTTCGGGCTGGTGCTGCCGACCGGCATCAATTCGACGACCGGCATTGCCGGCCTGACGCTCGGCGGCGGCTTCGGCTGGCTGACCCGCAAATTCGGGCTGACGCTGGATAATCTGCTTTCGGTTGATGTAGTGACGGCCGACGGCGAACTGGTCAAGGCGAGCGAAAAGGAAATGCCGGACCTCTTCTGGGCGCTGCGCGGCGGCGGCGGCAATTTCGGCGTCGTCACCTCCTTCGAGTTCCAACTCAACCCTCTCAACACAGAGGTTCTCGCCGGGCTGGTCGTACATCCCTTCGCTGATGCGGAGAAGGTGCTGAGGGAATACCGACAGGCGCTGGACGCGGCACCTGACGAACTGACCTGCTGGGTGGTGATGCGCCAGGCGCCTCCGCTGCCGTTCCTTCCCGCGGAATGGCACGGCAAGGAAATCGTCGTGCTCGCCATGTGCTACTGCGGAGACATCGCGGCGGGCGAAAAGGCAACGTCTCGATTGCGCGCGATCGGAAATCCCATTGCCGACGTCGTCGGCCCGGTGCCGTTCACCGGCTGGCAGCAGGCATTCGACCCGTTGCTCACGCCCGGCGCACGCAATTACTGGAAGAGCCAGGATTTTGCATCTCTCCCCGATGTCGCGATCGAGGTTCTGCTTAATGCCGTGCGCAGGCTGCCCGGCCCGGAATGCGAGATCTTCATCGGTCATGTCGGCGGTGCGGCTGGCCGCGTGGCCACCGAGGCCACCGCATTTCCGCAACGCAGTTCGCATTTCGTCATGAATGTGCATGCGCGCTGGCGGGAGACCGGGATGGATGGAAGCTGCATAGGCTGGGCACGGGATCTGTTCGAGGCTACCAAGCCGCATTCGGTCGGCACCGCCTACATCAACTTCATGCCCGAAGACGAAGGTGATCGCGTCGAGACTGCCTACGGCGCCAACTACGCTCGCCTTGCCGAGATCAAGCGGCGCTACGATCCGAACAATCTGTTCCGGATGAACCAGAATGTTAAACCGATGGCGGCAGTGCGAGCTGCCTAG
- a CDS encoding efflux RND transporter periplasmic adaptor subunit: MNMLFRTKSLRYTFVLALIFGAGLPAYAQEGGAMPPAAVGVLTLNARPVPVISELPGRIAATRVSEVRARVSGILQERIFEQGSLVHQGDVLYRIDPALFRVRVASAEASLDRARATQLNARQQLDRQKSLRDRDVASGIEYDAAAVALAQADADIALAQAALDEAKINLGYTEVRAPISGIIGGALVTEGALVTADAGDALAMIQQIDPVYADFMQSSGDLLALKRAVENGSLTSTEPGKADIKLVFDDGTVYGEAGKLLFSSASVDATTGQVTLRGEFPNPKGDLLPGLYIRVRIEQAVREKAILIPQRAVIRTADGKAQVYVVQEGDVAQPRDVELGQSFDNEWVVESGLSPGERLVVDGGQKLQPGAKVAPEEWRNGQLASGDAKKPE; the protein is encoded by the coding sequence ATGAACATGCTTTTTCGAACGAAATCATTGCGTTATACGTTTGTCCTGGCGCTGATATTCGGTGCCGGCCTGCCGGCTTACGCCCAGGAAGGCGGCGCGATGCCGCCAGCAGCCGTCGGCGTCCTGACGCTCAACGCGCGTCCGGTTCCCGTTATCAGCGAATTGCCCGGCCGCATTGCCGCGACGCGCGTTTCCGAAGTGCGGGCCAGGGTTTCCGGCATCCTGCAGGAACGGATCTTCGAGCAGGGCAGCCTCGTTCATCAGGGCGATGTGCTCTACCGGATCGATCCGGCGCTTTTCCGGGTCCGCGTGGCCAGTGCGGAAGCAAGCCTCGATCGCGCCAGGGCGACGCAGCTGAATGCCCGCCAGCAGCTAGACCGGCAGAAGTCGCTGCGCGACCGCGATGTTGCAAGCGGTATCGAATATGATGCGGCCGCCGTCGCCCTTGCGCAGGCCGATGCCGATATCGCGCTGGCGCAGGCGGCGCTCGACGAAGCGAAGATTAATCTCGGCTATACCGAAGTTCGCGCGCCTATATCAGGCATCATCGGTGGCGCGCTGGTGACGGAAGGCGCGCTGGTGACGGCCGACGCCGGCGACGCGCTGGCGATGATCCAGCAGATCGACCCAGTTTATGCCGACTTCATGCAATCCTCCGGAGACCTGCTGGCGCTGAAGCGGGCGGTCGAGAACGGCAGCCTCACGTCGACCGAACCAGGCAAGGCCGACATCAAGCTCGTCTTTGATGACGGCACGGTCTATGGCGAAGCCGGTAAGCTGCTCTTCAGCAGTGCCAGCGTCGATGCGACGACCGGGCAGGTCACCCTTCGCGGTGAATTTCCCAATCCGAAGGGCGACCTGCTGCCGGGTCTTTACATCAGGGTCCGCATCGAACAGGCCGTCCGTGAGAAGGCGATCCTTATCCCGCAGCGCGCCGTCATCCGCACGGCCGACGGCAAGGCGCAGGTCTATGTCGTCCAGGAGGGAGACGTAGCACAGCCGCGTGACGTGGAGCTCGGTCAATCCTTCGACAATGAATGGGTGGTCGAAAGCGGCCTGTCACCAGGTGAGCGTCTCGTTGTCGACGGCGGCCAGAAGCTGCAGCCGGGCGCAAAGGTCGCCCCGGAAGAGTGGCGGAATGGCCAGCTCGCGTCCGGTGACGCCAAGAAGCCGGAGTAA
- a CDS encoding DUF2865 domain-containing protein — MKRRNLSLALLLAFAAPAAAQSSAVCEDLRGRLADLPRSIGNGNGPEARQYSSAMAEQNLELRKVRNELRSNGCTSGSMVVIGSENADYCAELSQSEARMIDNIRYLQDRRNELAGQNGAADGTRRELIAALDHNGCNSENFYAPSDRSANEPAPSVEEQAMRTDTFIPLGGEEIDPRYGVPRAEMLSPVSTMCVRSCDGGFFPISSNATSVDFGRDAQTCAKMCPGVETELFYRDVTSTEASNMISVATGTPYSAMKNAFAYKNRTPGEKSSCACNLTAYYEEMRGKQAVSEPPQQGSITTIRTNPPAKDAAAAAPQPSVPERPYDPTQNRVRQVGPQFLAGDQGSIDLANPATPGPQPQQQQ, encoded by the coding sequence GTGAAACGCCGAAACCTGTCTCTTGCCCTTCTCCTTGCCTTTGCGGCGCCTGCCGCCGCGCAAAGCAGCGCCGTCTGTGAGGACCTGCGCGGCCGCCTCGCCGACTTGCCGCGATCGATCGGCAATGGCAACGGCCCGGAAGCCCGCCAATATTCCAGCGCCATGGCCGAGCAGAACCTCGAGCTGCGCAAAGTTCGCAACGAGCTGCGCAGCAATGGCTGCACCTCAGGCAGCATGGTCGTGATCGGCAGCGAGAATGCCGATTATTGCGCCGAACTCTCGCAGTCCGAAGCCCGCATGATCGACAATATCCGCTATCTCCAGGACCGCCGCAACGAGCTGGCCGGCCAGAATGGCGCCGCTGACGGCACGCGCCGCGAACTGATCGCCGCCCTCGACCACAATGGCTGCAACAGCGAAAACTTCTATGCCCCGAGCGATCGCAGCGCCAACGAGCCGGCTCCGAGCGTCGAGGAACAGGCGATGCGCACCGATACCTTCATTCCGCTCGGCGGTGAAGAGATCGATCCGCGTTACGGCGTGCCACGGGCGGAGATGCTCTCCCCGGTCAGCACCATGTGCGTGCGCAGCTGCGACGGCGGCTTCTTCCCGATCAGCTCGAACGCCACGTCGGTCGATTTCGGCCGCGACGCCCAGACCTGCGCCAAGATGTGCCCAGGCGTCGAGACCGAACTGTTCTATCGTGACGTGACGAGCACCGAAGCCTCGAACATGATCTCGGTCGCAACGGGCACTCCCTACAGCGCCATGAAAAATGCCTTTGCCTACAAGAACCGCACGCCCGGGGAAAAATCCTCCTGCGCCTGCAATCTTACAGCCTATTATGAGGAGATGCGCGGCAAGCAGGCGGTAAGCGAACCGCCGCAGCAGGGCTCGATCACCACCATCCGCACCAATCCCCCGGCGAAGGATGCCGCGGCAGCTGCGCCGCAACCATCCGTCCCCGAGCGCCCCTACGATCCGACGCAGAACCGCGTCCGTCAGGTCGGCCCGCAGTTTCTGGCCGGCGATCAGGGCTCGATCGACCTCGCCAATCCGGCAACACCGGGCCCGCAGCCGCAACAGCAGCAGTGA